A single window of Syntrophus aciditrophicus SB DNA harbors:
- a CDS encoding lytic transglycosylase domain-containing protein: MSIISSKTVSFKKYPYPFELQTASGRLNQKNIKDSRFGGILKETMRSGNTRPVSTGDSVSSSDQKRMEILLQRVEIRMDEHLLNMISENPETSKNIIEWTFDIFSGYSSILATDEDVSISLHNEQISDAQFNKNDYDAVIKKASGIYNVNPDLIRSVIEAESNFNSNCTSSKGAMGLMQLMPETANDLGVRNAYDPEENIMAGTRYLKGLLDRYHGNVRLALAAYNWGMGNLEKCPGKMPLETRNYVERVTASYLSEEEPKRSSLMMI; this comes from the coding sequence ATGTCGATTATATCTTCTAAAACTGTCTCTTTTAAAAAATACCCCTATCCGTTTGAACTTCAAACAGCGTCTGGCCGATTAAATCAAAAAAATATTAAAGATTCTCGCTTCGGCGGGATATTGAAGGAAACCATGAGGTCTGGAAATACAAGACCGGTATCTACAGGAGATAGTGTTTCTTCTTCAGATCAAAAAAGGATGGAAATCCTGCTTCAACGTGTTGAGATCAGGATGGATGAACATCTGCTGAACATGATATCGGAGAATCCGGAAACAAGTAAAAATATAATCGAATGGACGTTTGACATATTTTCCGGATATTCTTCAATCCTCGCCACAGATGAAGACGTGTCAATATCTCTGCATAATGAACAAATAAGTGACGCTCAATTTAATAAAAATGATTACGATGCCGTCATTAAGAAGGCATCTGGCATATATAATGTGAATCCTGACTTGATAAGAAGTGTCATTGAAGCTGAGAGCAATTTTAATTCAAACTGCACATCATCAAAAGGCGCCATGGGTTTGATGCAGTTGATGCCTGAGACAGCAAATGATCTGGGAGTCAGAAATGCCTATGATCCAGAGGAAAACATCATGGCGGGCACACGCTATCTCAAGGGACTGCTGGACCGTTACCATGGGAATGTACGATTGGCGCTGGCAGCCTATAACTGGGGGATGGGCAACCTGGAGAAATGTCCCGGAAAAATGCCCCTGGAAACAAGAAATTATGTCGAAAGAGTGACTGCAAGCTATTTAAGTGAAGAGGAACCAAAGAGAAGCAGCTTAATGATGATCTAA
- a CDS encoding HD domain-containing phosphohydrolase translates to MMERALKIENYSTDQKRILIVDDYPQLRTVVKEALEREGNYEVNEAENGLEALKLLQNADYDMIISDVMMPGMGGIDLLKSIKEVRSNAVTIMITAYPAVETTVSAIKKGAIDFIKKPFDIDELLFKVNLYLRKKQTVSNRESEKDIKHFFLGDEPDELLLYNYIYDAIENSFGDNNFIFENVVELAMQIVGGKDCALLLYEEDEQQFHPQIISGIDPETYNLKILPHISDIFKEVADAKGAVVVHSDENPGVSPSLICAPLMIRNKVFGILSIRKKGRGERFSKKELNYILILTKRSSLNVENKILYESLYRSLLDTFKSLVASIQVRDSYTEEHSCRVTELAVNVARSMGCTSEDIESIRIAGMLHDIGKIAIPDRILLKPDKLMDYEYQVIKSHPGIGERILKPVMLLEKERKIILHHHERYDGKGYPNGLSGENIPFLSRLLAIADSYDAMTNNRPYRYAMPIDDAIGELRKNSNQQFDGHIVECFLQNI, encoded by the coding sequence ATGATGGAGCGTGCACTGAAAATCGAGAATTATTCGACCGATCAAAAAAGGATCCTGATTGTTGATGATTATCCACAACTGCGGACAGTCGTCAAAGAGGCATTGGAACGAGAAGGAAATTATGAAGTCAATGAAGCTGAAAATGGTTTAGAAGCCTTGAAACTTCTCCAGAACGCTGACTATGACATGATCATCAGTGATGTGATGATGCCGGGGATGGGTGGAATTGATTTGTTGAAAAGTATTAAGGAGGTCCGGTCTAATGCGGTGACGATCATGATTACGGCGTATCCGGCAGTTGAAACGACCGTTTCGGCCATTAAAAAAGGCGCCATAGACTTTATAAAAAAACCTTTCGATATCGATGAGCTGTTGTTTAAAGTGAATTTATATTTGCGTAAAAAGCAGACTGTATCCAATCGGGAATCAGAAAAGGATATAAAACACTTTTTCTTGGGAGATGAGCCTGATGAATTATTGCTTTATAATTACATTTATGACGCCATAGAAAATTCCTTTGGTGATAATAATTTCATTTTTGAGAATGTTGTCGAGTTGGCAATGCAGATTGTCGGAGGAAAAGATTGTGCGCTTCTCCTTTATGAAGAGGATGAGCAACAGTTTCATCCCCAAATCATTTCCGGAATTGATCCTGAAACTTACAATTTAAAGATCTTGCCCCATATTTCAGATATATTTAAAGAGGTAGCGGATGCCAAGGGGGCGGTTGTTGTCCACTCCGATGAAAATCCCGGAGTATCGCCTTCTTTGATCTGTGCCCCATTAATGATCAGGAATAAGGTATTCGGTATTTTAAGTATAAGGAAAAAAGGGCGGGGAGAGCGGTTCTCTAAGAAGGAACTGAATTATATATTAATTTTGACCAAGCGTTCTTCACTCAATGTCGAAAATAAGATCCTGTATGAAAGTCTTTACCGGAGTCTTTTGGATACGTTTAAATCATTGGTTGCGTCCATACAGGTTCGTGATTCTTATACTGAGGAACATTCCTGTCGGGTTACGGAGTTGGCGGTGAATGTGGCAAGAAGCATGGGCTGCACATCAGAGGATATCGAGAGCATACGAATTGCAGGAATGCTGCATGATATCGGCAAGATTGCCATTCCCGACAGGATTTTGCTCAAGCCTGATAAACTCATGGATTATGAATATCAGGTCATCAAAAGTCATCCCGGCATAGGGGAACGGATATTAAAGCCAGTCATGCTTCTGGAAAAAGAAAGAAAAATTATCCTGCACCATCATGAACGTTACGATGGGAAAGGATATCCCAATGGACTTTCGGGTGAAAATATCCCTTTTTTATCCAGGTTGCTGGCCATTGCGGATTCTTATGACGCAATGACAAACAATCGCCCATATCGATATGCCATGCCAATCGATGATGCTATTGGTGAACTTAGGAAAAACAGCAATCAGCAATTTGACGGACATATTGTCGAATGTTTTTTACAAAACATATAA
- a CDS encoding methyltransferase domain-containing protein, protein MLNNDTNFQTNETEIKRLFQKGEIFFNQNNLLGAKNCFEQIIAADPCNHEAINNLGVVYFSQDNLQQAINLFYKALSIHEDYKESLNNLALCLIKNENYATAAKIFKKIFNSGDNRPETLISIVNCHLQSGEFSLAKDYLVKFIQAYGQDHNFLEVQQRLIGEFRDAIHSDKYPIEKIIKFYIDEGNVTVAKDLLIPLLKQRSHNGELQTLNDLIVRKEKLKRLPISILSASDLLEKDPLRKLRWGDHWFGKELAEALSTEGAIISSKEPKILIHLHGIPIKNIEEPTYNILWIHSHPDMITPQFLSLYDHIFCLSPHFLEKIKTMDRKCELLIGGTAKRPPLRVRELAHDIVFVANGKQGKGRRIIQDLLALGKNWLDHLEVWGEGWDGILPEKCIRGIYFDNKKLPDLYASSRVVLNDHHDDMRREGFLNPRILDVMASGGVVISDSLSGAGKIFGEALLTYSSPAELDQILHRLFEDNFYRQHIRKQGLEVVESYSFKKVAQKIIRHILSIDENKLEKRVKNFYMEKVWAPVKGKLNTDRIRRLKEVTAEQCIGSTLDVGCANGDSTVIMKRHNPSLDLTGMELTDWGYEDAIKNHPELRFVQGDAKQLPFSDQSFDTVVLDHIIEHFSDPVPLILEAKRVARKRVVIGIPMMHLNDPDHKIAWRLDDFRNLLLGFFPRFSVRGMREPDGIEVSSAAHWNFVVGTGYMEGNDRKEMPTIQPLNLHLGCGQRRLDGFLNIDIIPSSAVDLLCDSRRLPFPAGTVSRIETYHMIEHLPRHVFLEAVFEWNRVLEEGGTLVIECPDFDATIKEYMEGKKFRINNVFGLQRHPGDYHHFGYTFQNLAEILQEFGFREICQEEPTDYHAQDEPSMRLIAMKVHQIQRPVDIQGLSIQYVRQTYAKAIESDQKRKSHNFKNFPEGPIKLDICGGEFPYGNGFLNVDIRALPNVDIVADITKGLNFSDRSVDEILSCGTLEHFYIPEVLEILKEMRRILRQGGKLTVAVPNMKEILSSFQQGEMNFQLFNQYIYGSIQKDLNPYNVHRSLWDAEHMIYAMKEAGFLNVEEQPYDLPFHIPKYMLKVVGIA, encoded by the coding sequence ATGTTGAACAATGATACAAATTTTCAGACAAACGAGACCGAGATAAAGAGGTTGTTTCAAAAAGGAGAAATTTTTTTCAATCAAAACAACTTATTAGGGGCAAAAAATTGTTTTGAGCAAATTATTGCGGCTGATCCTTGTAACCATGAAGCAATTAATAACTTGGGGGTTGTTTATTTCAGTCAAGATAATCTTCAACAAGCCATAAACTTATTTTACAAAGCTCTTTCAATTCACGAGGACTATAAAGAATCATTGAATAATCTTGCCCTCTGCCTGATAAAAAACGAAAATTATGCCACCGCTGCTAAGATTTTTAAAAAAATTTTTAACTCCGGCGATAACAGACCGGAAACATTAATCTCAATTGTAAATTGTCATCTGCAGAGTGGAGAATTCAGCCTTGCCAAGGATTATCTTGTTAAGTTCATACAGGCGTATGGCCAGGACCATAATTTTCTGGAAGTCCAGCAAAGATTAATTGGCGAATTTCGTGATGCTATTCATTCAGATAAATACCCCATTGAAAAGATAATAAAATTTTATATTGACGAAGGGAACGTAACAGTTGCGAAAGATCTTTTAATTCCCCTATTGAAGCAAAGATCTCATAATGGAGAGCTTCAAACTCTCAATGATCTCATTGTAAGAAAAGAAAAACTCAAGCGTTTGCCGATTTCTATTCTCTCTGCGTCCGATCTTCTGGAAAAAGATCCTTTAAGAAAATTAAGATGGGGCGATCATTGGTTTGGTAAAGAATTGGCCGAAGCGCTCTCAACAGAAGGGGCCATTATCTCAAGCAAGGAACCCAAGATACTGATTCATCTGCATGGCATCCCAATTAAAAATATTGAAGAGCCAACATACAATATTTTATGGATACACAGTCATCCTGATATGATAACGCCTCAATTCCTCTCCCTATACGATCATATTTTCTGTCTGTCTCCGCATTTTCTTGAAAAGATCAAAACTATGGACCGGAAATGTGAGCTTCTAATAGGCGGCACGGCCAAACGCCCCCCTCTGAGAGTCAGGGAACTGGCGCATGATATTGTTTTTGTTGCCAATGGCAAGCAAGGCAAGGGAAGAAGAATCATTCAAGATCTCTTAGCACTTGGAAAGAACTGGTTGGATCATCTCGAAGTATGGGGCGAGGGATGGGACGGAATCCTTCCTGAGAAATGTATACGCGGCATTTACTTTGACAATAAAAAACTCCCCGATTTGTATGCCTCTTCGAGAGTTGTACTGAACGACCATCATGATGACATGCGTCGCGAAGGCTTTCTCAATCCGCGAATTCTTGATGTCATGGCTTCCGGAGGTGTCGTGATTTCGGATTCACTTTCCGGTGCAGGAAAAATTTTTGGAGAAGCCTTACTAACCTACAGTTCACCGGCAGAGCTGGACCAAATTCTTCATCGTCTCTTCGAAGATAATTTTTATAGACAACACATAAGAAAACAAGGGCTTGAAGTTGTCGAATCATATTCTTTCAAGAAAGTAGCTCAAAAGATTATCCGGCACATTCTTTCAATCGATGAGAACAAGCTGGAAAAGCGGGTGAAGAATTTTTATATGGAAAAAGTATGGGCGCCGGTGAAGGGAAAACTGAACACCGATCGAATTCGACGATTGAAAGAAGTCACCGCAGAACAATGCATAGGCTCCACCTTGGATGTAGGGTGCGCCAACGGGGACTCCACCGTTATCATGAAAAGACACAATCCGTCTCTCGATTTGACAGGCATGGAGTTGACGGATTGGGGATACGAGGATGCGATAAAGAATCATCCTGAGTTGAGATTTGTTCAGGGAGACGCAAAGCAACTTCCTTTTTCTGATCAATCTTTCGATACGGTTGTTCTAGATCATATCATAGAACATTTCAGCGATCCTGTACCATTGATTCTTGAAGCAAAACGAGTGGCGCGGAAAAGAGTTGTTATCGGTATCCCCATGATGCACTTGAATGATCCCGATCATAAGATCGCCTGGCGGCTCGATGATTTCAGAAATCTCCTGCTTGGCTTCTTCCCTCGTTTTTCAGTTCGCGGTATGCGTGAGCCGGATGGTATTGAAGTCAGCAGCGCCGCACATTGGAATTTTGTAGTAGGAACGGGATATATGGAAGGCAACGACAGAAAGGAAATGCCCACAATACAGCCACTGAATCTTCACCTTGGATGTGGTCAGCGCAGATTGGATGGTTTTTTAAATATTGACATCATCCCCTCTTCCGCCGTTGATCTTCTCTGCGATAGTCGTCGACTTCCTTTCCCTGCAGGAACCGTTTCCAGAATTGAAACATATCATATGATTGAACATCTTCCCCGCCACGTTTTTCTAGAGGCGGTTTTTGAATGGAATCGTGTTCTCGAGGAAGGCGGTACATTAGTCATCGAATGTCCGGACTTTGATGCAACTATCAAAGAGTACATGGAAGGAAAGAAATTCAGGATCAATAATGTCTTCGGCCTTCAGAGACACCCCGGGGACTATCATCATTTTGGCTACACATTTCAAAATCTTGCAGAAATACTTCAAGAATTTGGTTTCCGGGAAATTTGTCAAGAAGAGCCTACAGATTATCACGCGCAGGATGAACCATCGATGAGACTTATAGCCATGAAGGTTCACCAAATTCAGCGCCCTGTGGATATACAGGGCTTGTCGATTCAATATGTTCGACAGACATATGCTAAGGCTATAGAATCAGATCAAAAACGCAAAAGTCACAACTTTAAGAACTTCCCAGAAGGGCCAATCAAACTTGATATTTGTGGAGGCGAATTTCCCTATGGAAATGGATTTCTTAATGTAGATATCAGGGCTCTACCAAATGTTGATATTGTAGCTGATATTACAAAGGGACTCAACTTTTCTGACCGCAGTGTCGATGAAATATTAAGCTGCGGTACGTTAGAACATTTTTATATTCCAGAAGTCCTGGAAATCCTCAAAGAGATGCGACGTATCTTGAGACAAGGAGGAAAACTTACAGTAGCGGTACCCAATATGAAGGAAATCCTTTCTTCTTTTCAGCAAGGCGAGATGAATTTCCAGTTATTTAATCAGTATATTTATGGTTCTATACAAAAAGATCTTAACCCCTATAATGTACATCGCAGTCTCTGGGATGCAGAACATATGATCTATGCCATGAAAGAAGCCGGTTTCCTGAATGTAGAAGAGCAGCCTTACGATCTTCCTTTCCATATACCAAAGTATATGCTTAAGGTCGTCGGAATCGCTTAA